In the genome of Sulfurimonas autotrophica DSM 16294, the window AAAGAATGACAATAGGAGTGTCTTTTTGATGATTATCAATCTTTTGCCAGTAACATTCAAGAAAATCTCCGTCGCTGAGTCTGAATTTTTCTATTTCAAAATTTTTAATAGGAAGTCTTCTGAAGAGGCTGGCATACACAGTTTGTAGGTGTCTGTTTTTTAATAAAAATGATGGTTTAAAATTCATACTCTTATCTTATCAAAAATTTATCTATAGATGGTTATAATCATATACTAATAATTAATTTGAGGGAACCACATGAATAGAAAACAGATATACAATCCTGACTCAACTGAAAATGTTAATGATAGAAAAGTATTTGGTGGAAACCCAACGGGTATTTTTGAACTGAATAATATAAAATATCAGTGGGCATATAATCTGTGGGAAATGATGCTAAACAACACATGGTTTCCCAAAGAAGTAGATATGACACGGGATGTCAATGATTACAAACAGCTTACAGATGCTGAAAAAACAGCCTATGATAAAGCACTTTCACAGCTTATTTTTATGGATTCACTTCAAACTAACAACCTGATTGACAATGTTAATCCCTATGTAACTGCACCTGAAATTAATCTTATTTTAGTTCGTCAGTCTTTTGAAGAGGCGCTGCATTCACAAAGTTATGCCGTTATGGTTGACAGTATTTCTACAAACTCAGAAGAGATATATGATTTGTGGCGTAGAGATATGATGCTAAAACACAAAAATGATACGATTGCCGCAGTGTATCAGGAGCTTGCAAAAAATCCGACTGACAGTAACTTTGTAAAAGCATGTTTTGCAAATCAGATACTTGAAGGTATCTACTTTTACAGCGGATTTACTTATATATATACACTTGCACGCTCTGGAAAAATGCTCGGTTCTGCACAGATGATTCGTTTTATACAACGTGATGAAGTAACACATCTGGTGCTTTTTCAAAATCTTATCAATACACTCAGAAAAGAGCGACCTGACCTCTTTACTGATGAACTTAGAGCAGATGTAATTGAGATGTTTAAAGAAGCGGTAAAACTTGAAACAGAGTGGGGCAAATATATCACTCAAGGGCAGATTCTTGGTCTTACGGATGAAATAGTTGAACAGTATATTCAGTATCTTGCTGATGACAGATTGAACTCTGTCGGTTTTGATAAACTCTACAATGTCTCAAATCCTATAAAATGGGTTGATGATTTTGCAAAATTTAATGACCAAAAAACAAATTTCTTTGAAGGAACAGTAACAAACTATTCAAAAGGCAGTCTCTCTTTTGATGATGACTTCTAAAACCTCTGAGCATACTCTATGCTCATTGTTGTTTGAAACAACAGATAATTACGAACATAACTTACAGACACTACTAACACTGCTAACACAAACACAAGAAAATTCTATTATTGTTGCACCTGAGGTTTGTTTGACTTCCTATGATTATGAGCGTATGGATGAAATGCTTTTCTTTGCTTCTAAAGCAACAGCAGCTATAAAAAAGGCTTCTTATAACAAAATAATTATTCTTACAATGTTAGAAGAAAAAGAGGGGAAAGTCTTTAATTTTGCCAAAGTTTTTTATAATGGTGAGGTTGTGTTTCAAAGAGCAAA includes:
- a CDS encoding ribonucleotide-diphosphate reductase subunit beta, which encodes MNRKQIYNPDSTENVNDRKVFGGNPTGIFELNNIKYQWAYNLWEMMLNNTWFPKEVDMTRDVNDYKQLTDAEKTAYDKALSQLIFMDSLQTNNLIDNVNPYVTAPEINLILVRQSFEEALHSQSYAVMVDSISTNSEEIYDLWRRDMMLKHKNDTIAAVYQELAKNPTDSNFVKACFANQILEGIYFYSGFTYIYTLARSGKMLGSAQMIRFIQRDEVTHLVLFQNLINTLRKERPDLFTDELRADVIEMFKEAVKLETEWGKYITQGQILGLTDEIVEQYIQYLADDRLNSVGFDKLYNVSNPIKWVDDFAKFNDQKTNFFEGTVTNYSKGSLSFDDDF